One Mailhella massiliensis DNA segment encodes these proteins:
- a CDS encoding glycyl-radical enzyme activating protein, producing MSATHGIIFNIQKFSIHDGPGIRTLVFFKGCPLRCLWCCNPESQSPEPEHGYRPEKCFGCGRCVVRCGKGVLSLKEDRTLAIRRDLCRAECPDCVKVCPDKALVFYGRPYTVEEVLKVVEQDALFYTRSGGGLTVSGGEPLMQPAFLLALCREAGRRRIDVAMETSAFAPEETFLSVMPHIRHLMVDVKHMDEQAHMKATGVSNKRILSNLEALRREFPSLPLRIRTPVIPGINDDEDNLLATADFARSLGAEYELLAYHSMGRSKYESLGRSYPMGDVQLPGADFEALKKKVASL from the coding sequence ATGAGCGCGACGCACGGCATCATTTTCAATATTCAGAAATTTTCCATACACGACGGCCCGGGGATACGCACGCTGGTCTTCTTCAAGGGCTGTCCCCTGCGCTGTCTGTGGTGCTGCAACCCCGAATCCCAGTCCCCGGAGCCGGAACACGGGTACAGGCCCGAAAAATGCTTCGGCTGCGGCCGATGCGTGGTCCGCTGCGGGAAAGGCGTGCTTTCCCTGAAGGAAGACCGCACCCTTGCCATACGGCGCGATCTGTGCCGGGCCGAATGCCCCGACTGCGTCAAGGTCTGCCCCGACAAGGCGCTGGTGTTCTACGGCAGGCCCTATACCGTGGAAGAAGTGCTGAAGGTGGTGGAGCAGGACGCCCTTTTCTATACCCGTTCCGGCGGCGGGCTTACCGTGAGCGGGGGAGAACCGCTCATGCAGCCGGCGTTTCTGCTGGCGCTCTGCCGGGAGGCCGGGCGCAGAAGAATAGACGTGGCCATGGAAACGAGCGCCTTCGCCCCCGAGGAGACCTTCCTTTCCGTCATGCCCCATATCCGTCACCTCATGGTGGACGTAAAGCATATGGACGAGCAGGCGCACATGAAGGCCACGGGGGTTTCCAACAAGCGCATTCTCTCCAACCTTGAGGCGCTCCGCCGGGAATTTCCCTCCCTGCCCCTCAGAATACGCACGCCCGTGATTCCCGGCATCAACGACGACGAGGACAACCTGCTCGCCACGGCCGATTTCGCCCGTTCCCTCGGCGCGGAATACGAGCTTCTGGCCTATCACAGCATGGGGCGTTCCAAGTACGAGTCGCTGGGCAGAAGCTATCCCATGGGCGATGTACAGCTTCCCGGAGCGGACTTTGAAGCCTTGAAAAAAAAGGTCGCTTCCCTATAA
- the hpsG gene encoding (2S)-3-sulfopropanediol dehydratase, which translates to MSCCEHLAYSGQEQTILDRIAGKKDPNEAKHPRLYKLISVFDGKKPFIDVERARLFTESMKETEGEMLVLRWAKALKHMGEKMTVYIDDDQLIVGRMGHQGSRYGILYPELDGDYQASALKELPSDPASPFEVTEEDARVVEELITPYWKDKTFHQDLNKRLPGDSHRLAYADEGGYQSRYICCETASNRSSLQWCLDYERLFKLGYKGIKEEALAALAALDPDDPLDQCEKRPYLEAMVLLSEGIVTWAHRYAARARELAAAEKDGKRRAELLQIAENCEWVPENPPRTFYEALQAHWFVQAFARLEQKISSNPTNGRMDQLFWPYYEKDVREGIMDEDRAVELFQCMWVNMAQCLDLAITPYNKATHEGYSHWEAVTIGGQTRDGRDATNELTYVVLRSKRECPLHYPDLAARIHARSPERYLYEVAETIKQGCGFPKLLNDEEIIPLHLAKGAPLEEIYDYAASGCAEIRMPRVDTYTSGHAQFSLGAAVELTLYNGRMKKFGDELLTLETGDVRTFDTWEKFWNAYVKQQMFIIRHAFLQQYHIIRTRAAHFATPVSDSLHVLAMRECVDLHQDHQYKGGLNLGYFECLGYSTAIDSLAAIKKVVYEDGILSMQEVLDALECDFVGKEDVQAILANAPKYGNDDEYADSIGLEIDRLAQEFSAKYAHRLGIRCDFRMVPFTSHVPFGRVVSATPNGRKAWTPLSDGSSASHGADINGPTAVLRSNFNTKNYNMSQRAARLLNVKFSPKCLEGEDGTRKLVDFIRVFCDLRLWHVQFNVINRETLIQAQQHPELYKGLIVRIAGYSAYFTELSRDLQNDLIARTEHDKM; encoded by the coding sequence ATGTCCTGCTGTGAACATCTGGCCTATTCCGGCCAGGAACAGACCATTCTCGACCGCATCGCGGGCAAGAAGGACCCCAACGAAGCGAAGCATCCGCGCCTGTACAAGCTCATCAGCGTCTTTGACGGCAAAAAGCCGTTCATCGACGTGGAGCGCGCCCGTCTGTTCACGGAATCCATGAAGGAAACCGAAGGCGAAATGCTGGTGCTGCGCTGGGCCAAGGCACTGAAGCACATGGGTGAGAAGATGACCGTCTACATCGACGACGATCAGCTCATCGTGGGCCGCATGGGACATCAGGGTTCCCGTTACGGCATCCTGTACCCGGAACTGGACGGCGACTATCAGGCCTCGGCCCTGAAGGAACTTCCCTCCGATCCCGCCTCTCCCTTTGAAGTCACGGAAGAAGACGCCCGCGTGGTGGAAGAGCTCATCACTCCCTACTGGAAGGACAAGACCTTCCATCAGGATCTGAACAAGCGCCTGCCCGGGGATTCTCATCGTCTGGCCTATGCCGACGAGGGCGGCTATCAGTCGCGCTACATCTGCTGCGAAACGGCCTCCAACCGTTCCAGCCTTCAGTGGTGCCTCGACTACGAACGTCTGTTCAAGCTGGGGTACAAGGGCATCAAGGAGGAGGCTCTTGCCGCTCTTGCCGCTCTTGACCCCGACGATCCTCTGGACCAGTGCGAAAAGCGTCCCTACCTGGAAGCCATGGTGCTGCTGAGCGAAGGCATCGTGACCTGGGCGCACCGCTATGCGGCCAGGGCCCGTGAGCTGGCCGCCGCGGAAAAGGACGGGAAGCGCCGCGCGGAGCTTCTGCAGATTGCGGAAAACTGCGAATGGGTGCCCGAAAATCCGCCCCGCACCTTCTACGAAGCGTTGCAGGCCCACTGGTTCGTGCAGGCCTTTGCCCGCCTCGAACAGAAAATCAGCTCCAATCCCACCAACGGCCGCATGGACCAGCTTTTCTGGCCCTATTATGAAAAGGACGTGCGCGAAGGGATCATGGATGAAGACAGGGCCGTGGAACTTTTCCAGTGCATGTGGGTGAACATGGCCCAGTGCCTGGACCTGGCCATCACTCCCTACAACAAGGCCACCCATGAAGGCTATTCCCACTGGGAGGCCGTGACCATAGGCGGCCAGACCCGCGACGGCCGCGACGCCACCAACGAACTCACCTATGTGGTGCTGCGCTCCAAGCGCGAATGCCCCCTGCATTATCCCGACCTTGCCGCGCGCATTCATGCCCGCAGCCCGGAACGCTACCTTTACGAGGTTGCCGAAACCATCAAGCAGGGCTGCGGTTTCCCCAAGCTTCTGAACGATGAGGAAATCATCCCTCTGCATCTGGCCAAGGGCGCGCCTCTGGAAGAGATCTACGACTACGCGGCCTCGGGCTGCGCTGAAATCCGTATGCCCCGCGTGGATACCTACACGAGCGGTCATGCCCAGTTCAGCCTGGGCGCCGCGGTGGAACTCACCCTGTACAACGGCCGCATGAAGAAGTTCGGCGACGAGCTGCTCACGCTGGAAACCGGCGACGTGCGTACCTTTGATACCTGGGAGAAGTTCTGGAACGCCTATGTGAAGCAGCAGATGTTCATCATCCGTCACGCCTTCCTCCAGCAGTACCACATCATCAGAACCCGTGCTGCCCACTTCGCCACGCCGGTATCCGATTCCCTGCATGTGCTTGCCATGCGCGAATGTGTGGACCTGCATCAGGATCATCAGTACAAGGGCGGCCTGAACCTCGGTTACTTTGAATGCCTGGGCTACAGCACGGCCATCGACTCCCTCGCCGCCATCAAGAAGGTGGTGTACGAAGACGGCATCCTGTCCATGCAGGAAGTGCTGGACGCTCTTGAGTGCGACTTCGTGGGCAAGGAGGACGTGCAGGCCATACTCGCCAACGCGCCCAAGTACGGCAACGATGATGAATACGCCGATTCCATCGGCCTTGAAATCGACCGTCTGGCCCAGGAGTTCAGCGCGAAATACGCGCACAGGCTCGGCATCCGCTGCGACTTCCGCATGGTGCCCTTCACCTCCCATGTGCCCTTCGGCCGTGTGGTTTCGGCCACGCCCAACGGGCGCAAGGCCTGGACGCCGCTTTCCGACGGTTCCTCCGCCTCCCACGGCGCGGATATCAACGGACCCACCGCCGTGCTGCGTTCCAACTTCAACACCAAGAACTACAACATGAGCCAGAGGGCCGCGCGTCTTCTCAATGTGAAGTTCTCCCCCAAGTGCCTGGAAGGGGAGGACGGCACCAGAAAGCTCGTAGACTTCATCCGCGTGTTCTGCGATCTGCGTCTGTGGCATGTGCAGTTCAACGTCATCAACCGTGAAACGCTCATTCAGGCCCAGCAGCATCCCGAGCTCTACAAGGGACTCATCGTCCGTATCGCGGGCTACAGCGCCTACTTTACGGAACTTTCCCGCGATCTGCAGAACGACCTGATCGCCAGAACGGAACACGACAAGATGTAG
- a CDS encoding amidohydrolase family protein codes for MSIIDFRYRPSTRASLDSFIRHPVYREYVKLTPFASTPAKSLEACVEELQSLGIEKAVYTGRDCESTYAYPPSNDLVLECMRAFPDLFIGFYGFDPHKKMAGVREFRRAVEEDGMRGASIEPCMAHIRADDALYYPLYTVCCELNVPVIITAGLSPFMPDVSLDPMHPVYIDNVARDFPELRILISHGGYPWMLEAVAVTQRNRNVYLDFSTCVGKPQSQTLIEAAGSVISRKVLFASANPFVDVSRAVSAFRNMPFSPEVMERISHVNGREFLGL; via the coding sequence ATGTCCATCATAGATTTCCGTTACCGGCCCTCGACCAGAGCGTCGCTGGACAGTTTCATCAGGCATCCCGTGTACAGGGAATACGTCAAGCTCACCCCCTTTGCTTCCACGCCTGCAAAGAGCCTTGAAGCCTGCGTGGAAGAGCTGCAGTCTCTGGGCATCGAGAAGGCCGTGTACACCGGCCGCGACTGTGAAAGCACCTATGCCTATCCGCCCTCCAACGATCTGGTGCTGGAGTGTATGCGGGCCTTTCCCGACCTTTTCATCGGCTTTTACGGTTTCGACCCGCACAAGAAAATGGCGGGCGTGCGCGAGTTCCGCCGTGCGGTGGAAGAAGACGGGATGCGCGGTGCGTCCATAGAGCCGTGCATGGCGCATATCCGCGCCGACGACGCGCTCTACTATCCCCTTTATACGGTATGCTGCGAGCTGAACGTGCCCGTCATCATCACGGCGGGGCTTTCTCCCTTCATGCCCGACGTTTCCCTCGACCCCATGCACCCCGTGTACATCGACAACGTGGCGCGCGATTTTCCCGAGCTGCGCATTCTCATCAGTCACGGCGGTTATCCGTGGATGCTCGAGGCCGTGGCCGTGACGCAGCGCAACCGCAACGTGTATCTCGATTTCTCAACCTGCGTGGGCAAGCCCCAGTCGCAGACGCTCATCGAGGCCGCAGGCTCCGTCATTTCCCGCAAGGTGCTTTTTGCCAGCGCCAACCCCTTTGTGGACGTGAGCCGGGCGGTTTCCGCCTTCCGCAACATGCCTTTCAGCCCGGAAGTCATGGAACGGATTTCCCACGTCAACGGCCGGGAATTTCTCGGACTTTAA
- a CDS encoding TAXI family TRAP transporter solute-binding subunit: protein MNRFLHSALVMALALCFGSSAATAAPRGGSVGTATVGGTYYIWSGPWNQIVREAIPDYAMNIEVTGGPVHNIKLIESRELDFGTVSMPAVFDAWNGQDWAKRKYHSIRTLFPMYPSYATFYALADSGLKNIRDLEGKIFAPGPKGGTPDQYYRSLLKLLNITPKKIVNTGMNDIPGQMTDGMIDAAAGSGGEPFAPAVEVDSTNTVQILDISQEDMETFIKAYPSWYIGMRPAGGYKNFTTPRPTLMYWNLFICHESLDDDLAYKLIDAFFSHLDAFESIYKDTCNTRPEDVLTSCIPIHPGAARWYKEHGVNIPDNLIR from the coding sequence ATGAATCGTTTCCTGCACTCAGCTCTGGTAATGGCCCTCGCCCTGTGTTTCGGCTCTTCCGCCGCGACGGCCGCCCCGCGGGGCGGCTCCGTTGGCACCGCCACCGTAGGCGGCACCTACTATATCTGGTCCGGCCCGTGGAATCAGATCGTCCGTGAAGCCATCCCCGACTACGCGATGAATATTGAGGTAACCGGCGGTCCCGTGCACAACATCAAACTGATTGAAAGCCGGGAACTGGATTTCGGCACGGTAAGTATGCCCGCCGTCTTCGATGCATGGAATGGTCAGGACTGGGCAAAGAGAAAGTACCACAGCATCCGCACGCTCTTCCCCATGTATCCGAGCTACGCGACCTTCTATGCCCTGGCCGACTCCGGCCTCAAGAACATCCGCGATCTTGAAGGCAAGATTTTTGCTCCCGGGCCCAAGGGAGGGACTCCCGACCAGTATTACCGCAGCCTGCTGAAGCTCCTCAACATCACTCCCAAAAAAATCGTCAACACGGGCATGAACGACATTCCCGGCCAGATGACGGACGGCATGATCGACGCGGCTGCAGGCAGCGGCGGCGAACCCTTCGCCCCCGCCGTCGAAGTGGACTCCACCAACACGGTGCAGATTCTCGACATCTCTCAGGAAGATATGGAAACCTTCATCAAGGCATACCCCTCCTGGTACATAGGTATGAGACCTGCCGGCGGCTACAAAAACTTCACGACGCCCCGCCCCACGCTCATGTACTGGAACCTGTTCATCTGTCATGAGTCTCTCGACGACGATCTGGCCTACAAGCTCATCGACGCCTTCTTCAGCCATCTCGACGCCTTCGAAAGCATTTACAAGGATACCTGCAACACCCGCCCGGAAGACGTGCTCACCTCCTGCATCCCCATCCATCCCGGCGCCGCGCGCTGGTATAAGGAGCACGGTGTCAATATTCCCGACAATCTCATCCGATAA
- a CDS encoding TRAP transporter permease, protein MNQHDPQAKTDEVVIPQEEHVSLKRTISGKTLIFVYLVTVLMAIYHIYILAFSPTDPWIFSITHLNFVMVIGFIYYAAHKHFLHSVSILDILLILASLSTYVYVMYHFTELIDRAGVLPEGYDMLFGCLAIITVLELSRRTAGWVLTLLVVVFLIYCVVGPWLPGLLWHKGYSLERIVSYMFSPQGIYNIPLGTTARFVYIFVLFGAFLELSGAAPFFMDFAYAAAGRSRGGPAKVAIISSGLLGMVNGTSTGNVVTTGTLTIPLMKRTGYSPSFAGAVEACASTGGQIMPPVMGAAVFLMAQMINMPYTEIMVAATLPALLYYVALYMSVDLEAGRIRLMGVSRDKLPPWKNIRRKAYLSLPVFVLLYCLLIMQASVVFSGLVALVSAIGIGIVERRLSSGSMFTMKEWCETIKDGGMNVIQITATCAAAGMIMGALTLTGLGLKIASIVVSLSGGNLFVCLVLTMLLTILLGMGLPTIAAYAIPASVVVPALVDMGVPELAAHMFVLYYASLSAITPPVALASFAAAAIAHSNPLKVSCVSVRLGIAGFIIPYMFVYGPQLLLVGDPLSIAQACITAIVGVIALSIAIIGYLKTSVSHAERALYVACAMLLIKPGFITDIAGCGLLVALILWNVRKSRQARTDGEKVQA, encoded by the coding sequence ATGAACCAGCATGATCCTCAGGCCAAAACCGACGAAGTCGTGATTCCGCAGGAGGAACACGTCAGTCTGAAAAGAACGATATCAGGAAAAACTCTGATCTTCGTTTATCTCGTCACCGTATTAATGGCCATCTATCATATTTATATACTTGCCTTTTCCCCGACCGATCCATGGATATTCAGCATCACGCATCTGAACTTCGTCATGGTGATCGGTTTCATTTACTATGCGGCCCATAAGCATTTTCTTCATTCCGTAAGCATCCTCGATATTCTTCTCATTCTCGCGAGCCTGTCGACATATGTCTATGTCATGTACCACTTCACGGAACTCATAGACAGAGCCGGCGTTCTTCCCGAAGGCTACGACATGCTGTTCGGCTGCCTCGCCATCATAACGGTGCTCGAGCTGAGCCGCCGCACGGCAGGCTGGGTGCTCACGCTGCTCGTCGTCGTATTTCTGATCTACTGCGTCGTAGGACCGTGGCTCCCCGGGCTTCTGTGGCATAAGGGGTATTCGCTGGAACGTATCGTAAGCTATATGTTCAGCCCGCAGGGCATTTACAACATTCCCCTCGGTACCACGGCCCGATTCGTCTATATTTTCGTCCTGTTCGGGGCCTTTCTCGAGCTTTCCGGCGCAGCTCCCTTCTTTATGGACTTCGCCTACGCCGCCGCAGGCCGTTCCCGCGGAGGTCCCGCCAAAGTGGCCATCATTTCCAGCGGCCTTCTCGGCATGGTCAACGGCACGAGTACGGGCAACGTGGTCACCACCGGTACGCTGACCATCCCTCTGATGAAAAGAACGGGCTATAGTCCCTCATTCGCAGGCGCGGTGGAAGCCTGCGCCTCCACAGGCGGACAGATCATGCCCCCCGTCATGGGCGCGGCTGTGTTCCTTATGGCACAGATGATCAACATGCCCTACACGGAAATCATGGTGGCCGCCACTCTGCCCGCGCTGCTCTACTATGTGGCACTCTACATGTCCGTGGATCTTGAAGCCGGCCGTATCCGTCTGATGGGTGTTTCCCGCGACAAACTGCCCCCGTGGAAGAACATACGACGCAAGGCCTATCTTTCCCTGCCCGTCTTCGTTCTTCTGTACTGTCTTCTCATCATGCAGGCTTCCGTCGTCTTCTCCGGCCTGGTGGCCCTTGTCTCCGCCATCGGCATCGGCATTGTGGAACGACGTCTCTCCTCCGGCAGCATGTTCACTATGAAGGAATGGTGTGAAACCATCAAAGACGGCGGTATGAACGTCATACAGATAACGGCGACGTGTGCGGCCGCAGGCATGATCATGGGGGCGCTCACCCTCACCGGTCTCGGCCTGAAGATAGCATCCATCGTGGTCAGTCTGTCGGGCGGCAACCTCTTCGTATGCCTCGTGCTGACCATGCTGCTGACCATTCTGCTCGGCATGGGCCTGCCCACCATCGCCGCCTATGCCATCCCCGCCTCCGTGGTGGTTCCCGCCCTGGTCGACATGGGAGTTCCCGAACTTGCAGCGCACATGTTCGTTCTGTACTACGCCTCCCTTTCCGCCATCACGCCGCCCGTAGCTCTTGCCTCCTTCGCGGCAGCGGCCATCGCCCACTCCAATCCGCTCAAGGTTTCCTGCGTCAGCGTCAGACTGGGCATAGCCGGCTTCATCATTCCCTATATGTTCGTGTACGGACCGCAGCTTCTGCTGGTTGGCGATCCGCTCTCCATTGCTCAGGCCTGCATTACCGCCATCGTCGGCGTGATCGCCCTCTCCATCGCCATCATCGGCTACCTGAAAACCTCTGTGAGTCATGCGGAACGCGCGCTGTATGTGGCATGCGCCATGCTGCTCATCAAGCCGGGCTTCATCACCGACATCGCGGGCTGCGGACTGCTCGTCGCCCTGATTCTGTGGAACGTCAGAAAAAGCAGGCAGGCCCGGACCGACGGCGAAAAGGTTCAGGCATGA
- a CDS encoding MFS transporter, protein MMDSSATGRRIDSCKKEYAALLSVTVLTFMGFYCPQPLLDTIAAGENISKPEAGLLMTVTILPFAAAPFLYGRLLHFLTLSRLLRASLLGAGLSLFLAGLSGNFPVMLLFRSVQGILLPAVLLCLTTRIGSLYCGRELQVKMATYAAVTMVGAYGGRILAGFLCSRFSPGSTLAFFGLLQLCAIVPSLYVSDAEKPGSHEFSPSAVGSFLRDKKLLPVLLIGPVCIFGYSGVLNFLPFHLRSIDSSISEAAVGLAYLTGLFSACVAMNSRRLLNILKGEWNLLLAAASLFFLFFPLFLFPSLLPACTAMLGAGTAFAIIYGNCPGMVNRASSYDHGITNSLYLSVYYLFSALGSLIPVIIYSSWGVGAFITLLLFISAADILLILRARHIASLS, encoded by the coding sequence ATGATGGATTCTTCCGCCACTGGCAGGCGCATCGATTCCTGCAAAAAAGAATACGCCGCGCTTCTTTCCGTTACCGTACTGACCTTCATGGGATTTTACTGTCCGCAGCCGCTTCTGGATACCATTGCCGCAGGGGAAAACATTTCCAAACCGGAAGCCGGACTTCTCATGACCGTAACGATTCTGCCTTTTGCAGCAGCACCTTTTCTCTACGGCAGGCTGCTGCATTTTCTCACTCTCAGCAGACTGCTGCGTGCTTCCCTGCTCGGCGCGGGGCTTTCCCTGTTTCTTGCAGGACTCAGCGGAAACTTTCCTGTCATGCTTCTCTTCCGCTCCGTACAGGGAATCCTGCTGCCGGCCGTTCTTCTGTGCCTCACAACACGCATCGGTTCCCTGTACTGCGGACGCGAACTTCAGGTGAAAATGGCCACCTATGCGGCCGTAACCATGGTGGGAGCCTACGGAGGACGTATTCTTGCGGGCTTTCTCTGCTCCCGTTTTTCTCCCGGCTCCACGCTTGCCTTCTTCGGCCTGCTTCAACTGTGCGCCATAGTCCCTTCCCTGTATGTTTCCGACGCGGAAAAGCCGGGAAGTCACGAATTCAGCCCTTCCGCCGTCGGCTCCTTCCTGCGGGACAAAAAACTTCTCCCCGTCCTGCTCATCGGCCCCGTCTGCATTTTCGGCTACTCCGGTGTTCTGAACTTTCTTCCCTTTCACCTGCGGAGCATCGACAGCAGTATATCTGAAGCAGCCGTGGGTCTTGCCTATCTCACCGGCCTGTTCAGTGCATGCGTGGCCATGAACAGCCGCCGGCTGCTGAATATTCTGAAAGGAGAATGGAACCTTCTGCTGGCGGCAGCCTCCCTGTTTTTTCTTTTCTTTCCTCTCTTTCTCTTTCCGTCCCTTCTTCCGGCATGTACGGCCATGCTGGGAGCGGGGACAGCCTTCGCCATCATTTACGGCAACTGCCCCGGCATGGTGAACCGGGCCTCATCCTATGACCACGGCATCACGAACAGCCTGTATCTCAGCGTCTATTATCTGTTCAGCGCCCTCGGTTCCCTTATTCCCGTCATCATCTACAGTTCCTGGGGCGTCGGGGCGTTTATCACCCTGCTGCTGTTCATCAGCGCTGCGGATATTCTTCTTATTCTGCGGGCAAGACATATAGCATCGCTCTCGTAG
- the trpB gene encoding tryptophan synthase subunit beta: protein MSVSESSKTCAQAFETGFFGPYGGQYVPEALKKVLDEVNEAFTHYRDDPDFKAELADLFAHYCGRPSPVFHCRNLSRELGGAQIYLKREDLNHLGAHKINNTLGQVLLAQRMGKKRLVAETGAGQHGVATAATAALFGMECIVYMGEEDMRRQALNVFRMRMMGAEVRAAMSGQRTLKEAVDEALECFVKEPDMFYVLGSAVGPHPYPVMVRHFQSVIGKESRAQCLEQIGRLPDYAVACVGGGSNSIGMFAGFLDDAEVKLVGVEPGGKGQGYGQHAASLCKGKPGILHGFNSYVLQDENGGVAPVYSISAGLDYPGVGPEHSQLKDSGRAEYVTVTDDEAVEAFLTLSRREGIIPALESSHALAHAMRIAPTLDKDKIILVCLSGRGDKDVTQISELLKGRV from the coding sequence ATGAGCGTTTCCGAATCCAGCAAAACCTGTGCCCAGGCGTTTGAAACCGGTTTCTTCGGCCCCTACGGCGGCCAGTACGTTCCCGAAGCCCTGAAGAAGGTGCTGGACGAAGTCAACGAAGCCTTCACGCACTATCGCGACGACCCCGATTTCAAGGCCGAGCTGGCCGACCTCTTCGCCCATTACTGCGGGCGTCCTTCTCCTGTTTTTCACTGCCGCAATCTGAGCCGTGAACTCGGCGGCGCGCAGATCTATCTGAAGCGCGAGGACCTGAACCACCTCGGCGCGCACAAGATCAACAATACCCTGGGTCAGGTGCTTCTGGCGCAGCGCATGGGCAAGAAGCGCCTTGTGGCGGAAACCGGCGCGGGTCAGCACGGCGTGGCCACGGCCGCCACGGCTGCGCTTTTCGGCATGGAATGCATCGTGTACATGGGCGAGGAAGACATGCGCCGTCAGGCGCTCAACGTGTTCCGTATGCGCATGATGGGGGCGGAAGTGCGCGCGGCCATGAGCGGCCAGCGTACCCTGAAGGAAGCCGTGGACGAAGCCCTGGAATGCTTCGTGAAGGAACCGGACATGTTCTATGTGCTCGGCTCCGCGGTGGGTCCGCATCCCTATCCCGTCATGGTGCGTCACTTCCAGTCCGTCATCGGCAAAGAATCCCGCGCCCAGTGCCTGGAACAGATAGGCCGTCTGCCCGACTATGCCGTGGCCTGCGTGGGCGGCGGCTCCAACTCCATCGGCATGTTCGCCGGTTTCCTCGATGATGCGGAAGTGAAGCTCGTGGGTGTGGAACCCGGCGGCAAGGGGCAGGGATACGGCCAACATGCGGCGAGTCTGTGCAAGGGCAAGCCCGGCATTCTGCACGGCTTCAACAGCTATGTGCTTCAGGACGAAAACGGCGGCGTGGCTCCGGTGTATTCCATTTCCGCCGGTCTCGACTACCCCGGCGTGGGCCCGGAACACAGCCAGCTTAAAGATTCCGGCCGGGCCGAGTATGTGACCGTGACCGACGACGAGGCCGTGGAAGCCTTCCTTACCCTTTCCCGCAGGGAAGGCATCATTCCCGCGCTGGAATCCTCCCACGCTCTGGCCCACGCCATGCGCATCGCGCCCACGCTGGACAAGGACAAGATCATCCTGGTCTGTCTCTCCGGCCGCGGCGACAAGGACGTGACGCAGATTTCCGAACTTCTCAAGGGCAGAGTGTAG
- the hypD gene encoding hydrogenase formation protein HypD: MDISSSFHDPALCRALLDRLSRELQALGRPVRFMEVCGTHTVSLFRSGLRSLLPEGLEHLSGPGCPVCVTHDSEVAAFLRAAEKPNVVVATFGDLLRVPGPDGRSLKHAMAEGARVQVVYSPLDAVRLAAEHPADTVVFPSVGFETTAPVIAGAVMAARKANVTNFRIIACNKLVPPAMRALLEGEEKSRVDAFLLPGHVAVVLGLEPFAFLAREYGRPAVVGGFEPADILSALCLMVEMLRENRPRVGNTYMRAVSAEGSPQARRIMDTVFTVTDARWRGLGRIPQSGLALRDEWRDFDAMESLGLEFEETGHIPGCRCGDILRGALTPDRCPLFGRVCTPQNPTGPCMVSTEGSCAAWFRYRGA; this comes from the coding sequence ATGGATATTTCTTCCTCCTTCCACGATCCGGCGCTCTGCCGGGCGCTGCTTGACCGCCTTTCCCGCGAGCTTCAGGCTCTGGGCCGGCCGGTACGCTTTATGGAAGTATGCGGTACGCATACGGTTTCCCTTTTTCGGAGCGGGCTGCGTTCGCTTCTGCCCGAAGGGCTTGAACATCTTTCCGGGCCGGGCTGTCCGGTATGCGTGACCCACGATTCCGAGGTGGCGGCCTTTCTCCGTGCGGCGGAAAAGCCGAACGTCGTGGTGGCCACCTTCGGCGACCTTCTGCGCGTGCCCGGGCCGGACGGGCGTTCCCTCAAGCACGCCATGGCGGAAGGGGCGCGCGTGCAGGTGGTCTATTCTCCGCTGGACGCGGTAAGACTGGCGGCGGAACATCCTGCGGATACGGTGGTCTTTCCTTCCGTGGGCTTCGAGACCACGGCTCCGGTCATTGCCGGGGCCGTCATGGCCGCGCGCAAGGCGAACGTGACCAACTTCCGCATCATCGCCTGCAACAAGCTTGTGCCTCCGGCCATGAGGGCCCTGCTGGAGGGAGAGGAAAAGAGCCGCGTCGACGCCTTCCTGCTGCCCGGGCATGTGGCCGTGGTGCTGGGGCTTGAACCCTTCGCCTTTCTTGCGCGAGAGTACGGCAGGCCCGCCGTGGTGGGAGGCTTCGAACCTGCGGACATTCTTTCCGCACTCTGCCTCATGGTGGAAATGCTGCGGGAGAACAGGCCCCGGGTGGGCAATACCTACATGCGCGCCGTGAGTGCGGAAGGGAGCCCTCAGGCCCGCCGCATCATGGATACGGTGTTCACGGTGACGGATGCGCGCTGGCGCGGACTCGGGCGCATTCCTCAGAGCGGCCTTGCCCTGCGCGACGAATGGCGCGACTTCGATGCCATGGAAAGCCTCGGTCTGGAATTTGAGGAAACGGGGCATATCCCCGGCTGCCGCTGCGGCGATATCCTGCGCGGCGCGCTTACCCCCGACAGGTGTCCGCTTTTCGGCAGGGTCTGCACGCCGCAGAATCCCACCGGCCCCTGCATGGTTTCTACGGAAGGAAGCTGCGCCGCCTGGTTCCGTTACCGGGGGGCGTGA